A single genomic interval of Lewinellaceae bacterium harbors:
- a CDS encoding RNA polymerase sigma factor, with translation MTDEQIMMQVKEGGIRQLALLFERYQNPVYRYFLQTVQDQSLSEDLTQNVFERIIKYRNSFREESVFKSWIFSIARNVRYDHYRGLRITDDLGSVSEDEADHSPEDLMVQIEDSNKLHRALNHLDPEYREVLMLTRFEELKYKEVAVMLNCTEGTVKSKVHRAIQKLKHLYLKEEAYENLG, from the coding sequence GTGACTGACGAACAGATTATGATGCAGGTCAAGGAAGGCGGAATACGACAGCTCGCCCTGTTGTTTGAACGCTACCAAAATCCGGTCTACCGGTACTTCCTGCAAACGGTACAGGACCAGTCACTCAGTGAGGACCTGACCCAGAACGTATTTGAGCGGATCATAAAATACCGCAACAGCTTCCGGGAGGAAAGTGTCTTTAAAAGCTGGATTTTTTCGATCGCCCGAAATGTGCGTTATGACCATTACCGGGGCTTGCGAATCACCGATGATCTGGGGAGTGTCTCTGAAGATGAAGCAGATCATTCTCCTGAAGATTTAATGGTGCAGATCGAAGATTCGAATAAACTACACCGGGCCCTGAACCACCTCGATCCAGAATACCGCGAGGTACTTATGCTAACCCGTTTTGAAGAATTGAAATACAAAGAAGTCGCTGTGATGCTCAATTGTACCGAAGGAACCGTCAAGTCCAAGGTCCACCGGGCTATTCAAAAATTGAAACACCTCTATCTGAAAGAAGAAGCATATGAAAACTTGGGATGA
- the lepB gene encoding signal peptidase I, with amino-acid sequence MWFFIFLIVGYIIWSVGLYLLFPKAGIEGWKGLVPFYNMGVLAQMVGRSPYWALWLLFPIVNIFYYSSLVIDEVRSFGKYSFGESVLAVLFGPLYTIYLAMDKKTSFVGPAITQEKEFRSQLAEAHTAGNTKLIRQLEAKNIYKKSPAREWVESIIFAVFAASFIRMFLIEAFVIPTSSMEGSLLVGDFLFVSKANYGIRTPMTILAVPLLHNRIPILNVESYLKKPSLPYYRLPELQSIQRNTPFVFNWPVGDSVYIMPDRSYTAGQVRRIPGLANMLRGSHLVVRPIDKKDHYIKRCVGLPGDTLQVIDNQLYIDGEAQKNPEKMQLAYSIQSGTGQINELLLDRLNVNVTDRMGPNIYNLNKEQVIALQQEGLELQIINPEANDVFPHDKSHYGSWTVTNYGPIYIPKKGATVDLNMSNLALYRRLIHVYEHNDLEVANGQILINGSPATNYTFKQDYYWAMGDNRHNSEDSRMWGFVPEDHIVGKPLFIWFSTKNGSIRNGINWNRIFTSANKH; translated from the coding sequence GTGTGGTTCTTCATATTTCTGATCGTTGGTTACATCATTTGGAGTGTAGGTCTGTACCTGCTGTTTCCTAAAGCAGGCATCGAAGGATGGAAAGGATTGGTTCCATTTTACAACATGGGCGTATTGGCTCAAATGGTCGGTCGATCACCGTACTGGGCTCTGTGGCTGCTCTTTCCCATCGTGAATATCTTTTATTATTCAAGCCTGGTCATTGATGAAGTCAGGTCTTTTGGGAAATACAGTTTTGGTGAAAGTGTTCTGGCAGTACTTTTCGGCCCGCTGTACACGATTTACCTGGCCATGGACAAGAAGACCAGCTTTGTCGGCCCGGCCATCACCCAGGAGAAAGAATTTCGGTCTCAGCTGGCTGAAGCTCATACCGCCGGAAATACCAAGCTGATCCGGCAGTTGGAGGCAAAGAATATTTATAAAAAATCGCCTGCCCGGGAATGGGTTGAGTCGATCATTTTTGCTGTTTTTGCCGCCTCCTTTATCCGTATGTTTCTCATCGAGGCATTTGTGATCCCTACCTCCTCCATGGAAGGTTCCTTACTTGTCGGGGATTTCCTTTTTGTAAGCAAAGCTAATTACGGCATCCGTACTCCCATGACGATACTGGCTGTACCTTTGCTCCATAACCGGATCCCTATTTTAAATGTAGAGTCCTATCTGAAGAAACCCAGTTTACCATATTACCGGCTTCCTGAATTACAAAGCATCCAGCGTAATACGCCATTTGTATTCAACTGGCCGGTAGGTGACAGTGTGTACATTATGCCCGACCGGTCCTATACCGCCGGCCAGGTCAGGCGCATTCCGGGGCTTGCCAACATGTTGCGTGGTAGCCATTTGGTCGTACGTCCTATTGATAAAAAAGATCATTACATCAAGCGATGTGTTGGTCTGCCCGGTGACACCCTGCAAGTGATCGATAATCAATTATACATTGATGGAGAGGCGCAGAAGAACCCGGAGAAAATGCAACTAGCCTACAGCATCCAGTCCGGAACAGGTCAAATCAATGAACTTCTCCTGGATCGGCTGAACGTCAACGTAACTGACCGTATGGGACCGAATATTTATAATCTGAATAAGGAACAGGTCATCGCATTACAACAGGAAGGCCTGGAATTGCAGATTATTAATCCGGAAGCCAATGATGTATTCCCGCACGACAAGTCGCATTATGGCAGCTGGACAGTTACCAACTACGGACCGATTTACATTCCCAAGAAAGGTGCAACTGTCGACCTCAATATGAGTAACCTGGCACTTTACCGACGGCTTATTCATGTCTACGAACACAATGACCTTGAGGTTGCGAATGGCCAAATCCTGATTAATGGCAGCCCTGCCACCAATTACACCTTCAAACAGGATTATTACTGGGCCATGGGAGATAACCGGCATAACTCTGAAGATTCCCGTATGTGGGGATTTGTCCCGGAAGATCACATCGTTGGTAAACCCTTGTTCATTTGGTTTTCCACCAAGAACGGAAGTATCCGCAATGGCATCAACTGGAACCGGATTTTCACCTCCGCCAATAAACATTAA
- a CDS encoding magnesium chelatase, translated as MTQAKTLGELKKNGYQPLTIKEELRKNLISSLKEGTNPFNGIVGYEHTVIPDIQRALLSKHNILLLGLRGQAKTKIARLMVGLLDEYIPVVAGSEINDDPLKPLSRYAKDLIAEKGDDTPVEWIHRNRRYVEKLATPDVTVADLIGDVDPIKAANLRLPYGDERVLHFGLVPRSHRSIFVINELPDLQPRIQVALFNILQEGDIQIRGFKVRLPLDLQFVFTANPEDYTNRGSIITPLKDRIESQILTHYPGTIEIAKQITSQEADIEPEVRKNVHIPDLMLNLLERISFAARDSELIDERSGVSARMSITALENLYSTAERRMLINREIQTTARITDFWGVIPAITGKVELVYEGEQEGPYQVALNLLSTAVKEEFLTHFPHPNKEERKHEGDAYYAIRQFFADGHELNLPNDASDAAFTEALLEIPGLKALVKSFSDEDKQAYMELVIHGLAEFNVVNKELVGTTLSFHDFLSNMLGDLDEDED; from the coding sequence ATGACGCAAGCGAAAACGCTGGGTGAGCTAAAGAAAAATGGCTACCAACCACTGACCATCAAGGAAGAGTTGCGCAAGAACCTGATCAGCTCACTGAAAGAAGGCACCAATCCATTTAACGGGATTGTGGGGTACGAGCATACTGTCATACCAGATATCCAGCGGGCGCTGTTATCCAAACACAATATATTATTGCTGGGACTAAGGGGACAGGCAAAGACCAAGATCGCCCGGTTAATGGTCGGCCTGCTGGATGAATACATTCCGGTGGTTGCCGGAAGTGAAATAAACGACGATCCACTGAAGCCCCTGAGCCGTTATGCAAAAGACCTCATTGCCGAAAAAGGTGATGATACCCCGGTCGAATGGATCCACCGGAACCGCCGGTATGTCGAAAAACTGGCAACACCGGATGTTACCGTGGCAGACCTGATCGGTGACGTAGATCCCATCAAAGCCGCAAATTTGCGCCTTCCATATGGTGATGAACGTGTTCTTCACTTTGGCCTGGTGCCAAGATCCCACCGTTCCATCTTTGTCATCAACGAGTTGCCGGACTTACAACCGCGCATCCAGGTTGCCTTATTTAATATACTTCAGGAAGGAGACATTCAGATTCGTGGCTTTAAAGTTCGGCTACCCCTGGATCTTCAATTTGTATTTACCGCCAATCCGGAAGATTATACCAACCGGGGATCCATTATTACGCCACTGAAAGACCGCATCGAAAGCCAGATCCTGACCCATTATCCGGGCACCATCGAGATCGCAAAACAAATCACCAGCCAGGAAGCGGATATCGAGCCGGAGGTGCGGAAAAATGTTCACATTCCCGACTTAATGTTAAACCTCCTTGAACGCATATCTTTTGCGGCCCGTGACAGTGAACTCATTGATGAACGGAGCGGTGTTTCAGCCCGCATGAGCATTACGGCGCTGGAAAATCTGTACAGTACAGCAGAACGGCGCATGCTCATCAATCGTGAAATCCAGACTACTGCGAGGATTACGGACTTTTGGGGAGTGATACCAGCCATCACCGGCAAGGTAGAATTGGTCTATGAAGGAGAACAGGAAGGACCCTACCAGGTGGCGTTGAACTTGTTAAGCACTGCGGTGAAAGAAGAATTCCTGACCCATTTCCCGCATCCGAACAAAGAGGAACGCAAACACGAAGGGGATGCTTATTATGCCATCCGTCAATTTTTCGCGGACGGACATGAACTGAACCTGCCCAACGACGCATCTGATGCCGCATTCACAGAGGCCTTACTTGAAATTCCAGGATTGAAGGCACTGGTCAAATCGTTCTCTGATGAGGACAAGCAAGCCTATATGGAATTGGTCATCCATGGTCTGGCCGAGTTCAACGTGGTCAATAAAGAATTGGTTGGCACCACCCTGTCCTTCCATGACTTTTTGTCGAACATGCTGGGCGACCTGGACGAGGACGAAGATTAA
- a CDS encoding VWA domain-containing protein — protein sequence MISWKFSQYFEPEDGDLFDKLFKVFQELLLYTSGDVREALSWLTELDKTYHLTTEDYGMADFIQDLIDKGYLQPDQEAQGGFSISSKMEVAIRQKALEDVFDSIRKTGRGQHSTTSPGLGDEFTSEIRPFEFGDKLDRIAISESLRNAQINHGIDDFTLTEQDLEIQETFYQSQMSTVLMIDISHSMILYGEDRITPAKKVALALAEMIRTRYPKDTLDIIVFGDDAWQIELSEVPYLQVGPYHTNTVAGLELAMAILRRRKNPNKQVFMITDGKPTCIKVGKKYYKNAYGIDRKILNRTLALGAKCRKLGIPITTFMIASDPYLVEFVDKFTAANQGKAFYSSLEGLGEFLFMDYKQNKRKRK from the coding sequence ATGATCTCCTGGAAGTTCTCCCAATATTTCGAACCTGAGGATGGCGACCTCTTTGACAAACTGTTTAAAGTTTTTCAGGAGCTGCTTTTATATACATCGGGTGATGTGAGGGAGGCTTTAAGCTGGTTGACCGAGCTGGATAAAACCTATCACCTTACCACCGAAGATTACGGAATGGCCGATTTTATCCAGGACCTGATCGACAAAGGATATCTGCAACCGGATCAGGAGGCGCAGGGTGGATTTTCCATCTCATCCAAAATGGAAGTGGCCATCCGGCAGAAAGCACTGGAAGATGTATTTGACTCCATACGCAAAACAGGACGTGGACAACACTCTACGACCTCGCCAGGATTGGGAGATGAGTTCACTTCAGAGATCCGGCCTTTTGAATTTGGTGATAAACTGGATCGTATTGCTATTTCGGAGTCACTACGCAATGCCCAGATCAATCACGGCATTGATGACTTTACCCTGACCGAACAAGACCTGGAAATACAGGAGACTTTTTACCAAAGTCAGATGAGTACCGTGCTGATGATCGATATTTCGCACTCCATGATCCTTTACGGGGAAGATCGCATCACTCCGGCCAAAAAAGTTGCTCTGGCGCTGGCAGAGATGATCCGGACCCGGTATCCCAAAGACACCCTTGACATCATCGTTTTTGGAGACGATGCCTGGCAAATTGAATTATCGGAGGTGCCTTACCTCCAGGTCGGGCCTTACCACACCAACACGGTTGCCGGGCTGGAACTCGCGATGGCCATCCTCCGAAGGCGTAAAAACCCAAATAAGCAGGTTTTCATGATCACCGATGGCAAGCCCACCTGCATCAAGGTTGGGAAGAAATATTACAAGAATGCATACGGTATAGACCGGAAGATTCTGAACCGTACGCTGGCGCTGGGAGCCAAGTGCCGCAAGCTGGGTATCCCGATTACCACTTTTATGATCGCCAGTGATCCTTACCTGGTTGAATTTGTGGATAAATTCACTGCTGCCAATCAGGGCAAAGCATTCTATAGTTCCCTCGAAGGACTGGGAGAGTTCCTCTTCATGGACTACAAACAAAACAAACGCAAAAGAAAATGA
- a CDS encoding amidase: protein MRKAILPVIIFSFLAGIAVGFVYKPQPITSGDVRAASNLFDLSFDDPEIDSMLGGLEDNRSAFQSLHDTTLANSIWPALQFNPFPADFQVQRLQYPVQFGKAPKVKRPENMDDLAFYSVRELAELIHDKKLTSVELTTFCLNRLKKYDPELHCVITLTEDLAMEQARTADREIQQGRYRGILHGIPFGAKDLLAVPGYPTTWGAKPYETQHFDSTATVVKRLEDAGAVLVAKLSMGALAWGDVWFGAKTRNPWNTEQGSSGSSAGSASAVSAGLVPFAIGTETLGSIVSPSTVCGVTGLRPSYGRVSRSGAMALSWSMDKIGPICRTVEDCAIVFNAIYGPDNRDPSVVNAAFNYNTNADVKKFKIGYVPRDFERSYAFHQNDSIFLAQVKSLGFELVPIELPEIPAIRFILNVEAATAFDALTRSNQDDLLVRQIRNAWPNVFRTSRFVPAVEYLQANRLRTGLINELYERMKGIDLYLSPSWFGRNLTLTNLTGNPSVVMPTGLKEGLPTSITMTGQLLGEDKLLLFARYIQDHTNYHMNHPPKFLN, encoded by the coding sequence GGGAGGTCTTGAGGACAACCGGTCGGCATTCCAGTCGCTCCACGACACCACCCTGGCCAACTCTATATGGCCTGCCCTTCAGTTCAATCCTTTCCCGGCGGATTTTCAGGTTCAGCGATTGCAATATCCGGTACAATTTGGCAAAGCGCCCAAGGTGAAGCGGCCGGAAAACATGGACGACCTGGCCTTTTATTCGGTCAGGGAACTGGCTGAGCTGATCCATGACAAAAAGCTAACCTCCGTAGAACTGACTACATTCTGCCTTAACCGGTTGAAAAAATACGATCCGGAACTACATTGCGTCATCACACTAACAGAAGACCTGGCCATGGAACAAGCCCGCACAGCAGACCGCGAAATCCAGCAAGGGCGTTACCGGGGCATTCTTCATGGCATCCCGTTTGGTGCCAAGGACTTGCTGGCGGTTCCCGGCTATCCAACTACCTGGGGGGCAAAACCATATGAAACGCAACATTTTGATTCTACGGCAACAGTCGTCAAAAGACTGGAAGATGCAGGAGCTGTCCTCGTTGCCAAATTATCCATGGGCGCACTAGCCTGGGGTGACGTCTGGTTTGGAGCGAAGACCCGTAATCCGTGGAATACCGAGCAGGGCTCTTCAGGCTCTTCGGCCGGTTCTGCTTCCGCTGTATCCGCTGGATTAGTCCCATTTGCCATTGGCACCGAGACCCTGGGGTCCATTGTTTCGCCATCCACCGTCTGCGGAGTCACCGGATTGCGTCCTTCCTATGGCCGCGTAAGCCGTTCCGGAGCTATGGCCCTAAGCTGGTCCATGGACAAAATTGGGCCCATCTGCCGGACCGTGGAAGATTGCGCCATTGTCTTCAATGCAATTTACGGACCTGATAACCGGGATCCCTCTGTTGTCAACGCGGCCTTTAACTATAATACAAATGCAGATGTCAAGAAATTTAAAATAGGCTATGTGCCCCGGGATTTTGAACGTTCCTATGCTTTTCACCAAAATGACAGCATCTTTCTTGCCCAGGTAAAATCCCTGGGGTTTGAGCTGGTGCCGATCGAATTACCGGAGATCCCTGCCATCCGGTTTATCCTCAATGTTGAAGCAGCAACTGCTTTCGATGCGCTGACACGATCCAACCAGGATGACCTGCTGGTAAGACAGATCAGGAATGCCTGGCCAAACGTTTTCCGCACAAGCCGATTTGTTCCCGCTGTGGAATACCTTCAGGCAAACCGGCTGCGGACCGGACTGATTAATGAACTCTACGAGCGGATGAAAGGCATCGATCTATACTTATCCCCTTCGTGGTTTGGACGGAACCTGACTCTCACAAACCTGACCGGGAATCCATCAGTGGTCATGCCCACCGGATTAAAGGAAGGCCTACCAACCAGTATAACCATGACAGGCCAACTTCTCGGCGAAGACAAATTGCTTTTATTTGCCCGTTATATTCAGGACCATACGAATTATCACATGAATCATCCACCGAAATTTCTAAACTGA